One genomic window of Salvia miltiorrhiza cultivar Shanhuang (shh) chromosome 4, IMPLAD_Smil_shh, whole genome shotgun sequence includes the following:
- the LOC131021401 gene encoding 3-ketoacyl-CoA synthase 15-like: MARRAEEYLSPEIVNRGIEGSGPYAGSPSFSVRVHRGLPDFLSSVNLKYVKLGYGYLINHGFYFAWLPILLLVFGTQVGIGKLVFRFQYYNLLNTLVFLGFLSLFLYVCLDLTPRSTYLIDFSCYLPPDQLKITREEYIELAKKSGQFNEKAIEFQQRVLKSSGIGDETYLPRVVFRPGYTKDLTVGREEAAASMFGAVDDLIAATGIRPKDIRILIVNCGVLNTTPSLSAMVINRYKLRHTIQSYNLGGMGCAAGITAVDLADDLLKAYPGSYALIVSTEVISFTWYGGNELDMLLPNCFFRMGAAAVLLSNSRLERWRSKYQLKQLVRTHKGMDERSYRSIQLKEDCEGKQGLSVSKDVVEVGGHALKANITTLGPLVLPVSEQFHFFKSLVSSSSKPYIPDYKLAFEHVCILATSRKALDEIQKNLDLTDQYMEASRKTLERFGNTSSSSIWYELAYLEAVGKVKRGDRVWQLALGSGFKCNSAVWKALRTVKQHKRKPWNHN, from the exons ATGGCAAGAAGAGCAGAGGAGTACCTCTCACCGGAGATCGTGAACCGGGGCATCGAGGGCTCCGGCCCCTACGCTGGCTCCCCGAGCTTCTCCGTGAGGGTCCACCGCGGCCTGCCCGACTTCCTCAGCTCCGTCAACCTCAAATACGTGAAGCTCGGCTACGGATATCTCATCAACCACGGCTTCTACTTCGCCTGGCTGCCCATTCTGCTGCTCGTGTTTGGCACACAAGTTGGCATTGGCAAGCTTGTTTTCCGCTTCCAATACTACAACCTACTTAACACACTCGTCTTCCTCGGATTCTTGTCCCTTTTCCTCTATGTCTGTCTTGATTTAACTCCTCGTTCCACTTATCTCATTGATTTCTCCTGCTATCTCCCGCCAGACCAACTCAAG ATCACAAGAGAGGAATACATAGAACTAGCCAAGAAATCGGGGCAGTTCAACGAGAAAGCCATCGAGTTCCAGCAGCGGGTCCTCAAGAGCTCCGGCATAGGCGACGAGACCTACCTGCCGCGGGTGGTGTTCCGCCCCGGCTACACCAAGGACCTCACCGTGGGGAGGGAGGAGGCCGCGGCGTCCATGTTTGGCGCCGTGGACGACCTCATAGCCGCCACCGGGATCCGCCCCAAAGACATAAGGATCCTCATAGTCAACTGTGGGGTGCTCAACACCACCCCCTCCCTCTCGGCCATGGTCATCAACCGCTACAAGCTCAGGCACACCATCCAGAGCTACAACCTCGGCGGCATGGGCTGCGCCGCCGGCATAACCGCGGTGGACCTTGCTGATGACCTCTTGAAAGCATACCCGGGCTCCTACGCCTTGATAGTCAGCACGGAAGTGATCAGCTTCACCTGGTATGGCGGGAACGAGCTCGACATGCTGCTCCCCAACTGCTTCTTCCGGATGGGCGCCGCCGCCGTGCTGCTCTCCAACAGCCGCCTCGAGAGGTGGCGCTCAAAGTATCAACTCAAGCAG TTGGTTCGAACCCACAAAGGAATGGACGAGCGAAGCTACAGAAGCATACAACTGAAGGAAGACTGTGAAGGGAAACAAGGGCTGTCAGTGAGCAAAGACGTGGTGGAAGTAGGCGGACATGCCCTCAAGGCCAACATCACGACGCTAGGGCCTCTGGTGTTGCCCGTATCGGAGCAGTTCCACTTCTTCAAATCGCTGGTGAGCAGCTCCTCGAAGCCCTACATCCCCGACTACAAGCTAGCGTTCGAGCACGTGTGCATACTCGCGACGAGCAGGAAGGCGCTAGACGAGATACAAAAGAACTTGGACCTGACGGACCAGTACATGGAGGCATCGAGGAAGACGCTGGAGCGGTTCGGCAACACCTCCAGCAGCAGCATCTGGTACGAGCTTGCTTATTTGGAGGCTGTGGGCAAGGTCAAGAGAGGGGACAGGGTGTGGCAGCTGGCTCTCGGCTCCGGATTCAAGTGTAATAGTGCTGTGTGGAAAGCTCTCAGGACTGTTAAGCAGCACAAGAGGAAGCCGTGGAACCACAATTAA